A part of Acomys russatus chromosome 21, mAcoRus1.1, whole genome shotgun sequence genomic DNA contains:
- the LOC127204954 gene encoding MKI67 FHA domain-interacting nucleolar phosphoprotein-like, translating to MNQRPDKRAGALTEGGEGPRERHFRHSRELRVDLLLWRLPTCRCSRGPAKPTLALNPQEDSQFLEVLTQIQRRAKKQKTEEKLTPGVIFLGHLPSTLTESHIHDNFTQFGTITRFRLSRSKRTGHSRGYAFLEFESEDVAKIVAETMDNYLFGERLLPCKFMPPEKVHKELFKDWNVTFHQPSFPSVKRYNQKRGHLQMLKIEYRFKKKEKLLRKKLAKKGIDYAFPSLVLPNPRKGTSEGIPNTPEDSEVNQVLPTSKERLSGIPRKKERKMLKRGFTIKILKKRNRSKKKRFVAIQGPTPVCSPAFLERRKSQVTKVNDDKDNEIVFKQPVPTVKEEAQKTPAPASSEKKKDQEIGTLILDVFRKDEENTFLGPEPAPRYLLLTLQVWKLRHTKSPFQEDGAFLMTHAISESALGQCDVHQICNECLCVYFVRELFQKSVGTGHMWDFPVDFSVGFPVGFLVDVPVDFPVGFPVGFFISSPDLYHNFKLLPGLPVNQRPTNHMAFL from the exons ATGAACCAGAGACCAGACAAGAGAGCGGGAGCCCTCACAGAAGGAGGTGAGGGGCCTCG AGAACGTCACTTCCGTCACTCCCGGGAACTCCGCGTGGACTTGCTTCTATGGCGTCTTCCGACATGTCGGTGTTCGCGGGGCCCCGCAAAGCCGACTCTGGCGCTGAACCCCCAGGAAGACTCACAGTTTCTGGAGGTTTTGACGCAAATCCAACGGCGTGCGAAAAAGCAAAAGACGGAAGAAAAACTTACTCCTGGAGTGATTTTTCTGGGCCACCTACCTTCAACACTTACTGAAAGCCATATCCATGACAACTTTACCCAGTTTGGCACGATTACCAGATTCAGATTGTCCAGAAGTAAACGGACTGGACACAGCAGAGGCTATGCCTTTTTGGAGTTTGAGTCTGAGGATGTTGCCAAGATAGTTGCAGAAACGATGGATAACTACCTTTTTGGTGAAAGACTTCTTCCGTGTAAATTTATGCCACCAGAAAAAGTCCATAAAGAACTTTTTAAGGACTGGAATGTTACATTTCACCAGCCATCGTTTCCATCAGTGAAGCGTTACAATCAGAAACGAGGACATCTGCAAATGTTAAAGATAGAATATCGGtttaagaagaaggaaaaactgcTCCGGAAGAAGCTAGCTAAGAAGGGGATTGATTATGCTTTCCCTTCATTGGTCTTACCTAATCCGAGGAAAGGGACTTCTGAAGGCATTCCTAACACTCCTGAGGACTCTGAGGTTAACCAGGTTTTGCCTACCTCAAAAGAAAGACTTTCAGGGATACCtaggaaaaaggagaggaagatgtTGAAGAGAGGATTTACCATAAAAATTCTTAAGAAGCGTAATAGGTCTAAGAAAAAGAGGTTTGTGGCCATACAGGGTCCCACGCCAGTTTGTTCACCAGCATTTTTGGAAAGACGGAAGTCGCAGGTGACCAAAGTCAATGATGATAAAGATAATGAAATCGTTTTCAAACAGCCAGTGCCTACAGTGAAAGAAGAGGCCCAAAAGACTCCAGCACCTGCAAGCTccgagaaaaaaaaagaccaagaaa TTGGAACACTCATTCTGGATGTATTCAGAAAGGATGAAGAGAATACATTCCTGGGTCCTGAACCAGCCCCCAGGTATCTCCTGCTTACGTTGCaggtgtggaaactgaggcacacgaAG AGTCCTTTTCAGGAGGATGGTGCCTTTCTTATGACTCATGCTATTTCTGAGTCTGCATTAGGTCAATGTGATGTCCACCAGA TCTGTAACGAATGTCTCTGCGTTTACTTTGTCAGGGAACTTTTTCAGAAAAGTGTGGGCACTGGCCACATGTGGGACTTCCCAGTGGACTTCTCGGTGGGCTTCCCGGTGGGCTTCCTGGTGGACGTCCCGGTGGACTTCCCGGTGGGCTTCCCGGTGGGCTTCTTCATTTCATCCCCTGATCTTTATCATAACTTCAAACTCCTTCCTGGCCTTCCTGTAAACCAAAGGCCTACAAACCACATGGCCTTCCTGTAA